A genomic segment from Oceanivirga salmonicida encodes:
- a CDS encoding DeoR/GlpR family DNA-binding transcription regulator: MKKLQKQRFDKILELLKISDYLKYSDLEKQMNVSAITIRRDVIKMETLGLLNRISGGIENKSISQDIDYNLRSKKNLSAKKAVAKKASKYIKNNLIIFLDAGTTIFELIPYLKGKNITAITNCIEHINKLIKNEINFILLGGYVKPSTKATVGIETLNQLDKFNFDIAFIGANGVDKEKGITTPDIEEAHIKTKAIKHSKKVYILTDSSKFNKISNVKFSEYDNVNIITEKGEIN; this comes from the coding sequence ATGAAAAAGTTGCAAAAGCAAAGATTTGATAAAATTTTAGAACTTTTAAAAATTTCTGATTACCTAAAATATTCCGATTTAGAAAAACAAATGAATGTTTCAGCTATAACTATAAGGCGAGACGTTATAAAAATGGAAACATTGGGACTTCTAAATAGAATATCAGGTGGAATTGAAAATAAAAGTATTAGTCAAGATATAGACTATAATTTAAGAAGTAAAAAAAATTTAAGCGCAAAAAAAGCAGTAGCAAAAAAAGCAAGTAAATATATAAAAAATAATCTCATTATTTTTTTAGATGCTGGTACCACTATATTTGAACTCATACCTTATTTAAAAGGAAAAAATATAACAGCAATAACTAATTGTATAGAACATATAAATAAACTAATTAAAAATGAAATTAACTTCATTTTATTAGGTGGTTATGTAAAACCTAGCACTAAGGCAACAGTAGGAATAGAAACTTTAAATCAACTAGATAAATTTAATTTTGATATAGCATTTATTGGAGCTAATGGTGTAGATAAAGAGAAAGGAATTACTACCCCTGATATAGAAGAAGCCCACATTAAAACTAAGGCTATTAAACATTCAAAAAAAGTATACATTTTAACTGATAGTTCTAAATTTAACAAAATTTCAAATGTTAAATTTTCAGAATATGATAATGTAAATATTATAACAGAAAAAGGAGAAATAAATTAA
- a CDS encoding NAD(P)-dependent malic enzyme: MDYSKESLKVHEENKGKIEVRSKIKVQNSDDLSVAYTPGVAEPCRKINQRKEDVYKYTSKGNLVAVVTDGTAVLGLGDIGPESAMPVMEGKSILFKIFANVDAFPICLDTKDVDKIVETVKLISPTFGGINLEDISAPRCVEIEKRLKKELNIPVFHDDQHGTAIVVSAGIINALKIVNKKIENVKIVINGAGAAGSAIAKMLLSLGVKKLLVCDREGILNKNNNKNWLQEELANLTNKDNVEGTLKDAMVGADIFIGVSAGNIVNKEMVKSMNSDAIVFAMANPIPEIFPDEAKLAGARIVGTGRSDYANQINNVLAFPGLFRGALDARASEINDEMNIAAAYAIANMVKEFDLCEDFIIPNALNKEIAVEVAKAVEEAARKTGVAQI, translated from the coding sequence ATGGATTATTCAAAAGAGAGTTTAAAGGTGCATGAAGAAAATAAAGGTAAAATTGAAGTTAGATCAAAAATAAAAGTTCAAAATTCTGATGATTTAAGTGTAGCTTACACTCCAGGTGTAGCTGAACCATGTAGAAAAATTAATCAAAGAAAAGAAGATGTGTATAAATACACTTCAAAAGGGAATTTAGTAGCAGTTGTAACTGATGGAACTGCAGTTTTAGGATTAGGTGATATTGGACCTGAAAGTGCTATGCCAGTTATGGAAGGTAAATCAATATTGTTTAAAATATTTGCAAATGTAGATGCTTTTCCCATTTGTTTAGATACGAAAGATGTAGATAAGATAGTAGAAACTGTAAAATTAATTTCACCTACTTTTGGTGGTATTAATTTAGAAGACATTTCTGCCCCAAGATGCGTAGAAATTGAAAAAAGATTAAAAAAAGAATTAAATATTCCTGTATTTCATGATGACCAGCATGGAACTGCAATTGTAGTAAGTGCTGGAATTATAAACGCATTAAAAATTGTAAATAAAAAAATAGAAAATGTTAAGATAGTAATTAATGGTGCAGGTGCAGCAGGTAGTGCAATTGCCAAAATGCTATTATCATTAGGGGTAAAAAAACTATTAGTATGTGATCGTGAAGGTATATTAAATAAAAATAATAATAAAAACTGGTTACAAGAAGAACTTGCTAATTTGACAAATAAAGATAATGTTGAAGGAACATTAAAAGATGCAATGGTAGGAGCTGATATTTTTATAGGTGTATCGGCAGGTAATATAGTAAATAAAGAAATGGTAAAAAGTATGAATTCTGATGCTATAGTTTTTGCTATGGCAAATCCAATTCCTGAAATATTCCCAGATGAAGCAAAATTAGCAGGGGCAAGAATTGTTGGTACTGGGAGATCTGACTATGCAAATCAAATAAATAATGTATTAGCTTTCCCAGGATTATTTAGGGGTGCATTAGATGCAAGAGCAAGTGAAATTAATGATGAAATGAATATTGCGGCAGCATATGCTATAGCCAATATGGTAAAAGAATTTGATCTTTGTGAAGACTTTATAATTCCTAATGCTTTAAATAAAGAAATTGCTGTTGAAGTGGCAAAAGCAGTAGAAGAAGCTGCTAGAAAAACAGGAGTAGCACAAATTTAA